A segment of the Leptotrichia massiliensis genome:
GATTATAAATTATCAAGGGCTATTTGTGAAGCTGTCGCTGAATTTGACAATTCTCTTATCATTCTTGGACTTTCTGGAAGTGAAACTTTAAAAGCTGCAAAAGACTTAAATTTAAAATATGCGAGCGAAGTTTTTGCAGATAGGGCTTATGAGGAAGATGGAAGCCTTGTGGCACGTTCAAAGGAAGGAGCAATGATTCACGATGAAAACGAAGCAATAGAACGTGTAATAAAAATGATAAAGGAACAAAAGGTAATTTCAATAACAAGAAAAGAAATTCCAATAAAGGCTGATTCTATTTGTGTTCACGGTGATGGTGAAAAAGCTTTGCTTTTTGTAAGAAGAATACGTGAAAAATTAGAAAATGAAGGAATCATAGTTCAAAAATTATCAGAAATCATATAATAAATTTAAAATTTGTTAATTGATTGATCAAATTAAGCAAATTTAAAAAATTAAGAAAGGAGTTTGATTATTTTTCTTAAAAAATAAAATGAAAAAATGAGTTTATTATCAGATATTGCAGTGCCAATCGCAAAATTGGTGAATATGAAAAAATATAAGGAAAAAGACTTTTTAAATCCAAGAAGGGATACAGATTTTTTGAATAAAAAAAATTTTGACAAAACGCTTATTCTTGATGAACAGTTTATTGATGAATACCAAGTTTTGACAGTTTTTTCAGAAGAAAGCTATAACAAGCATGTTGTTTTTCTACATGGCGGGGCTTATGTAATGCGCGCTGTCAAAGCTCACAAAAATATTATTGAAAAATTAGTTAAAAAATTTCATTTAAAAGTTACATTCATTGACTATCCGCTTGCTCCAGAAAATACTGTTGACAAAGCTCATCGAGTATTAATGGAGGCTTATAGACATATAACTAATAAATATAAAGATGATGAATTTTACTTATTTGGTGATTCTTCTGGCGGTGGCTTGGCACTTGCATTTTTACAAATATTGAAAAATAAGGAAGATTTGCCATTTCCAAAGAAAACTGCATTAATGTCACCTTGGGTCGATGTTTCAATGACAAATGAGGAAATAGAGGAATTTGCAGAAAAAGATCCTCTCTTGCCACTAAATGGACTGATTATAACAGGAAAGCAGTTTGCAGGAGAACTGGATGTGAAAAATCCTATGATTTCGCCAATTTATGGAAATATGGACAATCTTGGAGAAATTTTTCTAATTTTTGGAACAAATGAAATTTTGTATCCTGATTGCCTAAAATTAAGCGATATGCTTGAAGTTGCGATTGGAACAAGTGTGGAAATAAAAATTGGGGAAAATTTGTGCCACGACTGGATTTTGGCACCTCTCAAGGAATCAGAAGAAACTATTGATGAAATTGGAAATTTTTTTCTGAAATAAAATAAAAAATAATAAAACGAGGAATTTTAATTATGCCTGAAAAAAAACAAAAAAAGAATATAGAAAACAATGAAATTAGTAAAAAAATTGATAAGGAAAAGCACGAAGAAATTCTTAAAATTTATAAAGAAATAAAAGAAGGGATTGAAAAAGCTATAAAAGGCTATAAAAAGGCTTGGAAAGGTACAGAAAAAGAAGTGTTTGCAGAAATGGCATTTTGTATTCTGACACCTCAGTCAAAAGCAAAAAATGCTTGGCAAGCCATTACAACTTTGGTGGAAAATGGACTGCTTTACAATGGGAATCCTGAAGAAATAGTAGAATTTCTAAATATTGTCAGATTTAAGAATAATAAATCACGTTATTTAGCAGAATTGCGAGAACTGATGACAAAAGATGGAAAATTACAGCCAAAAAAAATATTATCAGAAATTGGTGATACTTTTGAAAAAAGAAAATGGATTTTGAAAAATATTAAAGGAATGGGATTAAAAGAAGCAAACCATGTGCTCAGAAATCTTGGGTTTGGAGAAAATATTGCCATTTTGGATAGACATATTCTAAGAAATCTCAAAGCACTTAATGTAATTAGCGAAATTCCTAAAACAATAACTGAAAAAAAATACTATGAAATTGAAGAAAAAATGAAAGAATATTCAAAATTCTCTAAAATAAAAATGGACGAGCTAGACTTGGTTTTATGGTACAAAGAAGCTGGAGAAATTTTTAAATAAAATTTTTAATTCATAGTGAAATTCTTTAAAAAATGTGGTAAA
Coding sequences within it:
- a CDS encoding LamB/YcsF family protein → MAFKVDLNCDLGESFGNYKIGGDDKIIPLISSTNVACGFHAGDPVVMKKTIETAKKNNIGIGAHPGFLDLMGFGRREMKISIDEAKAYVLYQLGALGAFCKSEGVKLQHVKPHGALYNMAAKDYKLSRAICEAVAEFDNSLIILGLSGSETLKAAKDLNLKYASEVFADRAYEEDGSLVARSKEGAMIHDENEAIERVIKMIKEQKVISITRKEIPIKADSICVHGDGEKALLFVRRIREKLENEGIIVQKLSEII
- a CDS encoding alpha/beta hydrolase fold domain-containing protein, translating into MSLLSDIAVPIAKLVNMKKYKEKDFLNPRRDTDFLNKKNFDKTLILDEQFIDEYQVLTVFSEESYNKHVVFLHGGAYVMRAVKAHKNIIEKLVKKFHLKVTFIDYPLAPENTVDKAHRVLMEAYRHITNKYKDDEFYLFGDSSGGGLALAFLQILKNKEDLPFPKKTALMSPWVDVSMTNEEIEEFAEKDPLLPLNGLIITGKQFAGELDVKNPMISPIYGNMDNLGEIFLIFGTNEILYPDCLKLSDMLEVAIGTSVEIKIGENLCHDWILAPLKESEETIDEIGNFFLK
- a CDS encoding N-glycosylase/DNA lyase yields the protein MPEKKQKKNIENNEISKKIDKEKHEEILKIYKEIKEGIEKAIKGYKKAWKGTEKEVFAEMAFCILTPQSKAKNAWQAITTLVENGLLYNGNPEEIVEFLNIVRFKNNKSRYLAELRELMTKDGKLQPKKILSEIGDTFEKRKWILKNIKGMGLKEANHVLRNLGFGENIAILDRHILRNLKALNVISEIPKTITEKKYYEIEEKMKEYSKFSKIKMDELDLVLWYKEAGEIFK